From the genome of Candidatus Krumholzibacteriia bacterium:
CTGCACACAGCTATCGCTCGCGCCGTCCCCACCGAAGGGGATGCGTGTACTGCGCACCTTTCCCTCCGTCCCCGGCTCACCGCCGTCGTCCTCGCCTGCTGCCTCCTGGTGCTGCCGGGCTTCCTTCAGGCCCAGCCCATCACTTTTACCGCCATCGGCGACGTCCCGTACGACGAGAGCGAACTTCCGATCCTGCAGCAGCATGTCCTCAATCACAATCTCTACAGTCCGGGCCAATTCCTCGTGCATGTCGGGGACATCTTCCCCGGCGGCACCCCCTGCGAGGAGTTCCGTTACCAGCAGGTGGCGGACGTCCTCGAGCAGCTCACGGTCCCCGCCTTCATGCTGCCCGGCGACAACGAGACCAAGGACTGCGACGACCCGACCCAGGCCTGGAGCTTCTGGACGACGAGCTTCCTGAACCTCGAGTCCTACTTTTGCAGCCAACTCCCGGTGTGGCGGCAGACGGCGCGGCCGGAGAACTTCGCCTTCGTCTCGAGCGGCGTCCTCTTCATCGGCCTCCATCTCGTGGGCGGCTCCAATCCGGACGCCTTGATGCAGGACGACGCCGCCTGGGTGGAGCAGCAGCTCGTGCAGCAAAGACCCTTCGTCCGTGCCGCGGTGCTCTTCGCCCAGGCGGGCCCCGGCAGCGGCACCAACCTCTTCTTCGACGCTTTCGTCCCCGATGCGGTGACCTTCGGCAAACCCGTGCTCTTCATCCATGGGGACGGTCACTCCTGGATCGACGACAACCCCTTCGGCGTGCCCGGCATGCGGCGCATCCAGGTGGAGCGCGGCGACAAGCCACCGATCACGGTCACGGTGAGCACGGATGCGGTTCCCGTCTTCACCGTCAACCGCCAGCCCTTCGCCGGCTCGCCGGTCAACGCCGCCCCGTGCGTCGATGCCGGGCCGGACCTGGCGATCGGCATGGCGCAGCAAGCCTGGCTGCGCGGCCAGGCGAGTGACGACGGCGATCCCGGTTCGGCCTCGCTTTCGGTCACCTGGAGCAAGGTGAGCGGCCCCGGCACGGTCACCTTCACCAGCCCCTCGACACCGCAGAGCTTCGCCAGCTTCTCCCTGATTGGCGATTACGTCCTGCGCTTGCGCGCCACGGACGGTCCACTCGTCTCCACCGACCTCGTCAGCGTGAGCGTGAGCACGACGCCGCCGGCCAACGACCCGCCGGTCGCCTTCTTGGACTCGTACTCTACGCCGATGCAGCAGGCTCTCACCGTGCCCGCACCGGGCGTGCTCGCCAACGACGGCGATCCCAACGGCACCCCCGTCTCCGCCGTCCTCATCAGCTCGACCAGCCATGGCACCCTGTCGTTCAACGCCAACGGCTCGTTCACCTACACGCCGCAGTCGAACTACTACGGCCTCGACGGCTTCAGCTACCGGGCCTCCGACGGCAGCTTGCAGAGCTCGACCACGAACGTGACCCTCAACATCACGCCGCTCACCTTCACCTTGTCCCCCCTCGAGGACGCCACGGGCAACTCGTCGACGCCTTCGGTGCCCTCGGGGAGCGCCAGTAAGCTGCGCGTCGAAGCCGATGCCACTAGCTATCGGAGCTTCCTCAAGTTCAGCGTCACCGGCACGGGCACGACGGTGTACCGCGCCAAGCTGCGCCTCTTCTGTGTCAACGAAAGCATCGATGGCGGCTCGCTCTTCCGCCTTTCCAACTACTTCCCCGGCACTACGACGGCCTGGAGCGAAGGGACCCTCACCTGGGCGAACGCGCCGGTGATCGCCGGCACTCCGCTCGGCTCCGCGGGCACGGTGCGCGTGAATCAATGGGTGGAGTTCGACATCACCTCGGCCATCCGCGGCGATGGCGTCTACAGCTTCGCGTTGCGGAACGCCTCGACGAGCAGCGCCGAGTACAGCTCCAAGGAAGGCGTCGAGCCCCCGGTCCTCGTCATCGAGACGCGGCCGGGAGGCGGGGGCGCCAACGCCGTGCCGGTGGCAGTGGACAACGGCTATAGCGTGGTCGAGGACGGCGTCTTGACTCTCGCCGCCCCGGGAGTGCTCGGGAACGACAGCGATGCCGACGGCGACGCCCTGGGCCTCGTGCTCACCGCTTCGACCACCCACGGCAGCCTGTCCTTGGCAGCCACCGGCGGGTTCACCTACACACCGGCGGCGAACTACAACGGCCCGGACAGCTTTACCTACGTGGCCGACGACAACCGCGGTGGCCTCGAGCCGGCGGTGGTGAGCCTCACCGTGACTGCGGTGAACGATGTGCCCGTGGCCGGCGACGAGAGCTACGGCACGAGCGAGGACGTTTCCCTCGTGATCGCCGCCCCGGGAGTGAGGAGCAACGACACGGACCTCGATGGCGACGCCCTGACCACGGCGATGGCCACAGCCCCCACCCACGGCACCCTCGTCCTCGCCGCCAACGGCAGCTTCACCTACACGCCAGCGGCGGACTACAACGGCCCGGATTCCTTCCTCTATGTGGCGAGCGATGGCAACGGCGGTAGCGACACGGGCGCCGTGACGCTCTCGGTGAGCGCCATCGAAGATCCGCCGCGGGCCACCGATGATGCCTACGGCGCGAACGAGGACGGGAACCTGGTGGTCCCAGCTCCCGGTCTCCTGGGGAACGACAGCGATCCGGAGGGCGATGCGCTGAGCGCCACTGTCGCCACACCCCCCATGCACGGTACCCTCGTCCTCGCCCCGGACGGAAGCTTCACCTACACGCCCCAGGCCAACACCTTCGGGCCCGACACCTTCGTCTACACGCTGCGCGACGCCAAGGGTGGTACCGATTCGGGGAGCGTGACGCTCACCGTGGCGCCGGTGAACGATGCCCCGGTCGCGCTCGCCGACGTGCAGGCGACCAGCGAGGACGTCCCCCTCGTCGTACCAGCGCCGGGCCTTCTCGGCAACGACACCGATGTCGACGGCGATGTGCTGTCCGCGACGACGATCACGCCGCCCACCCATGGCACGCTGGTGCTCGCCACCCATGGCGGCTTCACCTACACACCCCAGGCCAATTTCAGCGGCCTCGACGCCTTCACCTACGAGGTGAACGACGGACACGGCGGCACCGCCACGGCCGCTGTCAGCCTCAGCGTCGGGGTGGTGAACGATGCCCCCGTGACCGCTGCCGACAGCTACCTCACCCCCGAGGACGCACCCCTCGCCGTGACGGCACCGGGGGTGCTCGGCAACGACGCCGACGTGGATGGCGATCCGCTCTCGGTCACGATCTCGTCACCGCCGTCCCATGGAACGGTGACGCTCGCGGCGAACGGCGGCTTCGACTACGACCCCGCACCCGACTTCCATGGCGCCGACGGCTTCACCTACAACGTGAGCGACGGCCGCGGTGGAACCCAGACGGGCACGGCGACGCTCACCGTGAGCCCAGTGAACGACGCCCCCGCGGCCAGCGCCGACACCCATAGCCTCGACGAGGACCAGACACTCGTGGTCGGCGTGCCGGGTCTTCTCGGCAACGACACCGACGTGGATGGCGACGCTCTCACCGCCGCCGTCGTCGCGCCCCCGACGCATGGAACCCTGGCCCTTGCCGCCGACGGAAGCTTCACCTACACGCCGGCCCGCGACTACGTCGGGAACGACAGCTTCAGCTACCAGGCCCGAGACCTGGTCACCGCCGCCAGCGCCACAGTCACCCTCGTCGTCCGACCAGTGAACGACTTGCCCGTGGCCGCCGTG
Proteins encoded in this window:
- a CDS encoding Ig-like domain-containing protein, with amino-acid sequence MSLHTAIARAVPTEGDACTAHLSLRPRLTAVVLACCLLVLPGFLQAQPITFTAIGDVPYDESELPILQQHVLNHNLYSPGQFLVHVGDIFPGGTPCEEFRYQQVADVLEQLTVPAFMLPGDNETKDCDDPTQAWSFWTTSFLNLESYFCSQLPVWRQTARPENFAFVSSGVLFIGLHLVGGSNPDALMQDDAAWVEQQLVQQRPFVRAAVLFAQAGPGSGTNLFFDAFVPDAVTFGKPVLFIHGDGHSWIDDNPFGVPGMRRIQVERGDKPPITVTVSTDAVPVFTVNRQPFAGSPVNAAPCVDAGPDLAIGMAQQAWLRGQASDDGDPGSASLSVTWSKVSGPGTVTFTSPSTPQSFASFSLIGDYVLRLRATDGPLVSTDLVSVSVSTTPPANDPPVAFLDSYSTPMQQALTVPAPGVLANDGDPNGTPVSAVLISSTSHGTLSFNANGSFTYTPQSNYYGLDGFSYRASDGSLQSSTTNVTLNITPLTFTLSPLEDATGNSSTPSVPSGSASKLRVEADATSYRSFLKFSVTGTGTTVYRAKLRLFCVNESIDGGSLFRLSNYFPGTTTAWSEGTLTWANAPVIAGTPLGSAGTVRVNQWVEFDITSAIRGDGVYSFALRNASTSSAEYSSKEGVEPPVLVIETRPGGGGANAVPVAVDNGYSVVEDGVLTLAAPGVLGNDSDADGDALGLVLTASTTHGSLSLAATGGFTYTPAANYNGPDSFTYVADDNRGGLEPAVVSLTVTAVNDVPVAGDESYGTSEDVSLVIAAPGVRSNDTDLDGDALTTAMATAPTHGTLVLAANGSFTYTPAADYNGPDSFLYVASDGNGGSDTGAVTLSVSAIEDPPRATDDAYGANEDGNLVVPAPGLLGNDSDPEGDALSATVATPPMHGTLVLAPDGSFTYTPQANTFGPDTFVYTLRDAKGGTDSGSVTLTVAPVNDAPVALADVQATSEDVPLVVPAPGLLGNDTDVDGDVLSATTITPPTHGTLVLATHGGFTYTPQANFSGLDAFTYEVNDGHGGTATAAVSLSVGVVNDAPVTAADSYLTPEDAPLAVTAPGVLGNDADVDGDPLSVTISSPPSHGTVTLAANGGFDYDPAPDFHGADGFTYNVSDGRGGTQTGTATLTVSPVNDAPAASADTHSLDEDQTLVVGVPGLLGNDTDVDGDALTAAVVAPPTHGTLALAADGSFTYTPARDYVGNDSFSYQARDLVTAASATVTLVVRPVNDLPVAAVDTYVVLEDNPLVVGPPGLLDNDTDVDGDDLAAAVVSPPAHGALQLSPSGDFTYTPAADFNGADGFVYSINDGRGGVVSGSVTLSVTAVNDAPVAGDDSYTTLEDAPLTRPLPGVLANDADVDGDALSVLVVTPPTHGTLGLNADGSFTYAPAADFHGADGFTYTVRDPANTTDTGAVAFTVAAVNDAPVADMDGYATAEDVVLTIAAPGVLGNDTDIDGDLLAATLVTPPAHGTLVLNGNGGFSFTPASNFNGNDSFTYTAHDPGGASSSETVLLYVTPRNDAPAAANDAYSTAEDITLTVAAPGVRGNDSDIDGDVLTVGIATSPAHGTLVLAADGSFTYTPSAQYFGADGFTYTLRDPSGATSTGTVALGVTAVNDAPTAANDAYALDEDVVLTMAAPGVRGNDTDIEGD